GAAGGGGCGATCCGGCGCCTCGGGGCGATCATCGATTCCCGGAAAATAGGATACACCGGGACGCTGTGCGCGATGAAAGTCCCCGGAGAGCGCATCCCCGAGGTTGCAGAAGCGATAAACTCCTTCCCTGAGGTTACACACAACTACGTCCGAGAATACGAGTACAACGTCTGGTTTACCATCCTGGCGCCCTCTGTCGACAGGATTAACGATATACTGGCGACGATAAAGAAAAATACGGGAATTCCCGAGGTTATCAACCTTTCGGCGCGCCGTATCTTTAAAATACGCGTAAGGTTCGATTTGGAAGGCGCCGCAAAACCCTAACCCGGACAAGCCGGAAACAAGATAGCTTATATCCTTCTTATTCGGATGGCCTTGCATGAGAACGGCGGCATAAAGTTGATGCACCTCAATCGCTGCTCTGATTGTCGTCATGTTTAGTTTAATCTCTGTGCATCCGTGGTGAATCTGAGATCAGCGTAAATCTTGGG
This window of the Bacillota bacterium genome carries:
- a CDS encoding Lrp/AsnC family transcriptional regulator; translated protein: MAFDDKELTEEDRRLLAAMQEGFLPVPQPFKETAERLGSTESDVIAGLRRLKEEGAIRRLGAIIDSRKIGYTGTLCAMKVPGERIPEVAEAINSFPEVTHNYVREYEYNVWFTILAPSVDRINDILATIKKNTGIPEVINLSARRIFKIRVRFDLEGAAKP